The nucleotide sequence AGCCGAGTGTGCGCGTAAACTGAGCAAGCCCAGATACGGCAGCAGGCGTTTCCAATTCAGCTCCTGAGCGCATCGGATCTTTTCACCGCCGAGGCCGATCAGGGCAAACAGCTGAGAGGAAAAAGGGTCGAGGGCACCACTCTCGAAACTGGCTCGATAGCGGTATTTTTTCCAAATCGGCAGCATCAGCCGCTGTAGGCGATGGTGAAACAGGTCGAGGAAGTTGCGGGTCGGGTTGCCGTCCTCGCTGTCGCCTAGGGCCTGTTCTCCGTAAAACGCCGGCAGTGGTGACCCGGAACCAACCAGCCCGATCAAATTAAAACGCAGTCGTGCACGCATCAGCCCGTGCTCATGAAAGAATTCAACACGATCAACGTCACTGCCGGGGAACCCCAGACTGGGGTTGGCCTGAAACTCTAACTGTTCGTACAAGTCGTCTTGGCTTAGATGAGGGTGTGCTTCGCGCAGTCGATCAACGACTAACAGTACGGCCTGAAACAGCGAGTATTCGCGTATGCCTCGGGTCAGTCTGCTTAAAGAAGCGGTTGCAGGCCCATACGTGGTGTCCATTGGTACACCTCTCCCTGTGTGCTTTTTACCCGCAGTTCGTGGTACGAATTGAGACTGGCGTAAAGCGCGAAAAACTCGTTAAGAACCGAAGCGAAAACGAACAGGTCGCCTTCACCGATATACCCTTGCGGGTCGATGGTCAGCTCGGTGCGCAGCCCACGAACCGGCAACCCTCGGTGCAATCGATCAACGTGTTGATGTTTGATCGACTTGAGCCCGCCGAGCAGGCGTTTGCTGACTTTTTCAGCGTGTTGGTCGTAGTAGCGCGGCAGGTCGTAGGTTTCGAGAATTACCTTCAATGCGTTGACGTCAGCCAACGACAAATAGTTGAGCGACATGTTGCTGATCAGCTTCCAGAGGAAGTCACGGTTCAGCGGCGGCGCGAAACTCGACGTCGCGGGGGTAATGTTACGAAAGCTCAAAAACTCCGGCGTTTCTTCGCAGGCGATGCAGATGTCGCCAAGCCTGAGCTTACGCGGCAGGTTTTGGTTGGTGCACGTCAGCTCTACCGATAGGGTTTCCTGGGCTTCGGTCTGGCGAATACCGAAGCTCAGGTAAGTGTCGAGGCCGTCGTGCAGTGAGGAAGAACGCTGGCGAATGCTGTAATGAGGACGGCTGTTGGGTACATCGAAACTAGGGTCGTGCTCGAAAGATTCGAACGGAACATACGCCTGATAACCGAGGCCGCCAGGTTTCCAGCCAATGACACTTTCCACGGAAAACACACCGCAGTTTTCCAGGTCGTACTCGGCAGGTAGCAACAGGTACTCGTCCTGCTTGCCGTCAAGACGGATCGGTAATGCATCGTGCGTGAACAGATTAACGATGGGCGTACAGTGAAGCTTCACGTTGTCCAGGGTCGGACGCATGCGCAGGACTCCACTCTTGCGAATGTCGAAACGCAACTCTAGACCGCGTACCTGCTTGAGGATATCTGCCGGCAACGCCTTGAGTAGGGCCAGGCCGTTGATATCGACGAACAGGAATTTGTCCTGAAAGGCAAAATATTCTTGTAGGTAGCGATAACCGCGAAAGGTGTTCAGCGGATATGGGATCAACGCTTCTTCTTCAGCAAAGCCAACCGGCTGCACACGGTCACCCGGCATCTTGAACGCCATTGGCGTGCCATTGACACCATTAATGGGGTTACCGGCGCCGTCTAGAGGGATCAGCTCGATGCCTTCCAGGTTACGCAGCAGACACAGGTACAGCATCTGGCTGATGTAACGCTCGCCAGCAAAGTGCAGACGCAAGCGGCTCAATTCCAGCTCACCGAGGTGACCGTCGACGCTCATCTCCAGACGTAGGCTCAACAGCGAGCCATCGCCCTTCACCGAGTAATTCAGCGCAGCAAGGTCCAACGGCAAGACTTCAGTCGGATAGCAGGTGCGAAAGTGGCAACGCACGTCATCAATCGGAACGCTTTCCACCGGTGTGTTGCGCTCGACCATTAATGCTGGGCCGGAACGTTTCAACGGATCGAACTGCAAAATACTGAACGACGGCAGCGGTCGCATGTAATTGGGCCACAGCAGTTGCATCAGAGAATGGCTGAGCTCCGGTAACTCGTCATCGAGTTTCTGGCGCAGACGCCCGGTCAGGAATGCAAATCCCTCCAGCAATCGCTCCACATCCGGATCCCGTCCGGCTTGGCCGAGGAAAGGCGCCAACGCCGGGCTACGCTCGGCAAAGCGACGACCTAACTGACGAAGTGCCGTGAGCTCACTTTGGTAGTAGTGGTTAAAGGACACGAGGTACCTGCCTGGTATTCGAGCTCATGAACAAACCGTTCAGGTAGCCCTGCGCTTCAAGCGTGTTCATGACTATTCGCTTCCTGTCTTTTTGGATGTCAGGGCATACGAGTTTCATTTAGCTGACCCTGACTTGACCGCTGCCATCTAGGCGCGCGGAGAAACTGACCTGGCGCTTGAAACCATCAACTTCCAGCAGGCCTTCAATGTTGAAGGACAGGCGAAGCTGATCGTGATCACGCGGCAGGGAAATGACACGCACATTGCTCAGGCGTGGCTCGTAGGCTTCGATGAAATTTTCGATGGCCAAACGGGCCTGACTCAGGGAGCCGTGCAGGCTCAGGCGCATGTCATTGAGATCGGGTAACCCGTAATCGGACAGCGTCTGCACGCTGCCCGCACGGGTGCTGAGCATCTTGGTCAGATGGGCAGCCACGGACGCCATAGCGCAAACCTCGCGGCTCCAGCCGACGCGTTTGTCCGCGTCTCCACACAGGCGTTCGAAAAGGCTGCCGTATCCAGTCATGAGTTGCTCCGCTTATTCTTTGTCCAGCTTGCCAACCAGCGACAGGGTGAAATCGGCCCCCATGTACTTGAAGTGCGGACGCACGTTCAGGCTGACGCGGTACCAGCCAGGCTCGCCTTCAACATCGCTGACGATGATCTGGGCTGCGCGCAGTGGACGACGGCCACGCACTTCGGCGCTGGGATTTTCCTGGTCGGCGACGTACTGGCGGATCCACTTGTTGAGTTCCAGCTCGAGGTCGGTACGCTCTTTCCACGAACCGAGTTGCTCGCGCTGCAGCACTTTCAAGTAGTGAGCCAGGCGGTTGACGATCATCATGTACGGCAGTTGGGTACCGAGCTTATAGTTCAGCTCTGCTGCCTTGCCTTCAGCGCTGATGCCGAAGAACTTCGGCTTCTGCACCGAGCTCGCGGAGAAGAACGCCGCGTTGTCGCTGCCTTTGCGCATGGTCAGGGAGATGAAGCCTTCCTCTGCCAGTTCGTATTCACGACGGTCGCTGACCAAAACTTCGGTAGGAATCTTGGTTTCGATTTCGCCCATGCTTTCGAAGTGGTGCAACGGTAGGTCTTCAACTGCACCACCGCTTTGTGGGCCAATGATGTTCGGACACCAGCGGAATTTGGCGAAGCTGTCGGTCAGTTTTGTACCGAATGCGTAGGTGGTGTTGCCCCACAGGTAATGCTCGTGGCTGTTGGTGACGGTTTCTTTGTAAACGAACGATTTGACTGGGTTTTCTTCCGGGTCGTACGGGTTACGCAGGAGGAACCGCGGCACGGTCAGGCCGATGTAACGCGAATCTTCGGATTGACGGAAGCTCTGCCATTTGGCGAATTGCGGGCCTTCGAAGTGATCTTTCAGATCCTTTAGGTCCGGCAGACCGGTGAAGCTTTCCAGGCCGAAGAACTTCGGACCGGCCGCAGCAATGAACGGCGCGTGAGACATACAGGCAACGCTGGACACGTACTGCATCAGCTTCACGTCCGGCGAGCTCGGAGACATAAAGTAGTTGGCGATGATCGCGCCCACAGGCTGCCCGCCGAACTGACCGTATTCAGCGGTGTAAATGTGCTTGTAAAGGCCTGATTGCATTACTTCCGGCGAATCGTCGAAATCGTCCAGCAGGTCTTCTTTGGAGACGTTGAGGATTTCGATTTTGATGTTTTCGCGAAAGTTCGTGCGATCGACCAATAACTGTAGGCCGCGCCACGACGATTCCAGAGACTGGAAGTCCGGGTGGTGCAGGATTTCGTCCATCTGACGGCTGAGCTTGGCATCGATCTCGGCGATCATGCGATCAACCATGGCTTTCTTGACCGGCTCACCGTTGTTCTGCGGCTTGAGCAGCTCTTCAATGAAGGCTGACACACCGCGTTTGGCGATGTCGTAGGCTTCGTCGTCCGGCGTCAGGCGGGTTTCGGCGATGATACTGTCGAGAATGCTGTATTCGCCGTTCTCGGTAGTTTTCTGCTGCGCTGCACTCTTGCTCATTGTGTTGGCTTCCTTGGCTGATGGGGGATCAGGCGTTCTGGGCGGCGGCGTTCAAGCCCAGTTCACCCAAGACTCGACCACGGGATTCGTCGTCGGCGAGAACGCCTTCGATAGCTTTGCGGAACGCCGGTGCGTTACCCAATGGGCCTTTGAGGGCCACCAGGGCGTCACGCAATTCCATCAGTTTTTTCAGCTCAGGCACTTGCTCGACCAGCGAGGCCGGATTGAAGTCCTTCATCGAACTGACGCGTACTTTCACCGCCAGCTCTTCAGTGTCGCCTTCTTCCTGAAGGCGGTTCGGCACGCTCAGTGTCAGCTCCAACTCTTGCTTGGCCAACACTTCGTCGAAGGTCATTTTGTCGATGCTGATCGGCTTACGATCTTCGACTTTTCGTTCGTCCTTGCGATGGGTGTAGTCACCGATTGCCAGCAGCTTCAACGGCAGTTCAATCTCTTCCTGAGCACCTCCAGTGGAGGGTTTGAAGGTGACGTTGATGCGTTCTTTAGGGGCTACAGAGCCTTCTTTGGTCATAGCTTTTCTCCTTGCGGTTGTGGCCCGGGGGCCTATTCGAGTACCACTTCGAGATCGAGGTGGCATAACCTGCGATAAATCTCTTCTTTACGTTCACGCACAGCATGGTTCTGCGGTAATAACTCGCAGCAGCTATGCAACAAGTGCAGCACTTCGAGCACAAGATCGGGCTCCCAGGCCTGCAAGCCTGAGTCGTATAGTGTTTGGTCGAGGGCTTCGAGTTGGGTTTTGGCCAACTCGTATTTCTTGGCTGCGAAGCACAGCCGGGCCATGGCAAATTGCCAGAAAAACCGCACGCGTCCGCCGTGAGCGCTTTGCAGGCCCTGCTTGAGTATCTGCACGGCAGCCCTGAGGCCGTCTTTGTGCAAGATCGGCAGGACTTCCTCCAGGGCCCGTTCCCAGGCCAAGTAGGTGTCGGTTGCTTCAACCTTGCGTGGTGCACTGGAAGTTTGCAGGTGCGGCGTGACGCTGGCACTGATCCAGGCGCGAGTGGCCGGATCTGCGAACGGGGCACCGTCGTGGAAACGCAATTCGATGATGCCGGGCAGGCGTTGAATAAATAGCGCGAAGTGAATTTCCACTTCGCGCATGGCCATCTCGGCGTTCAGGCTTTGGAGGCATTCCCAAACCATTCGCTGGCCATCGAACCAGAATGGAGCCTTCGCCAAGCTGGCCTCCAGCTCCACCAGCAGGTCTGCGTATTTAGCTTGATCATAGCTATCCTGATAGGTCTTCAGTTTGTCTGCCGGCAGACCGCGCAGCGCGGTGATCTGCTCGTTGTTGCGCTCAGGAATCGTGTCGATGGGCAGCCACAACAGCGTGCGATTGAGGCGCAGCGCACGCAAATCGGTGGCTTTTTGCTTGAGCCACCAGGCGCACAATGGGCGGGCGTTTTCCTGCTGGGCACGCAAAGCCTTGTGGGCCTCTTTCTCGTTGTCGATCGGCGCACCGGGGGTGAACAGTTGCGTTGCGACCTGCTTGACCTGGGCCACAGCAGCGCCTACCACGCCGGGTTCCGGCTGGTTGTCAGCAGCACGCTGGACCATGTTTTTCAGGCGACGGGAGATCGGCAGCAACAACGGCGCGTCATCGCCCAGGTGTTTTGTGCACGCAACGTCAAGGCCTTCAAGGTGTTCCACCATCCGACGAAACAGCGGCAGTTGCTCTTTGATCGCGATATTTTCGTTCAGCACTCGCTCAAGACGCGGCACCAACCAACTGATGGCAGCGGACCGAGTGCGGGCTTTGTTCGGGTGGATTTCGGCCCAGTGATTCTCACAGAGGTGGTGCAACAAACCGAGGCCGGCCAGCAGCCCCTGGAAAGATTCGCGCTGGTACAGGCTCCAAGTCAGCCAAGCCCCGACTCGTAAATCCTTGGATAGGGTGCGCAGCAGGGTTTCGCTGTTTTCGCAGATTTTCAACCAGTCGATCTGGCCGCTTTCATGCATGGATTGGGCTTTACCCAGCTCGCTTTCTAACGCTTCATACTCGCTCGAAAACCGAACGTCTTCGCCCGCAAAACTCTCCTTGGAAATAGAGGTTTTCGCGAGTTCGAGATAATGAGCAGAAAGCTTACTGGAATAGGACATCCATGACCTTTAATTAAGATTGGCGCGACACGCCCATTAGAGTTGCAATGACGCGAGACAAAACCGATGAGGTTTAATTATTTGTACGTACGCGACGCAATCATCAGAAACTCACAGTCCAAAAAATTTTAAAATCTGCGCCGCCGCATTAATGCTTTAGCGTTTGCTTGTCGAACCTAATCGACTGAAATATCGCTAGATTACCGAGCGTCTCCCTTTTTTTGGCGACTTGAGAAGGATCCAGAAATAAATATTTCAGGTGCACAGTGCACTCTTCGCAATAGATAAAGATGTAAGACTATTCTGAAAACGAATCGGGAGAATTCCTGAGTGGCTGATATTTATGAATGCTGAAATCGAGTGGGGCTAAATTGCCATCATGCGCCAAAAGTTGCACACTAAAATGTGGATAACCCTGTGAATAAATCTCTACAGGGCACGCACTTAAATACTCACAGACAAGTGCGCAAGAAGTTGCACAGTATTGCGCAACTTCTTGCGCACTTTTATTGATAAATCCTATGTTAGGCGCTAGCTAAATCTACGGATTTAAATCTATGCCGTTGATAAATAAGGAATTTAATTTTATTGGCATAAACCTTGATGGAGTTTACGGCACCTGCAGCGCAAACATGCCTGCGGGTTCCTCTATTTTCAGCAAGGAACATCCATGGCTACGCCAGCGTATATGTCCATCACAGGTACCAAACAGGGCCTGATCACTGCCGGTGCGTTCACCGCTGACTCGGTCGGCAACACTTATCAGGAAGGTCATGAAGACCAGGTCATGGTTCAGGGCTTTAGCCACGAAGTGATCATTCCTCGCGATCCGCAATCGGGTCAACCGACCGGTCAACGCGTTCATAAGCCTGTCAAAATCACCAAGGTGTTCGACAAGTCCTCGCCGCTGCTGCTGGCTGCACTGACGTCCGGCGAGCGCCTGACTGAGATTACCATCCAGTGGTATCGCACCTCGGCAGCGGGTACTCAAGAGCACTACTTCACCACCAAACTCGAAGACGCGATCATCGTCGACATCAAGGATTACATGCATAACTGCCAGGATCCGTCGAATTCGCACTTCACGCATCTGGAAGACGTTGAATTCACCTACCGCAAAATCACCTGGACCCACGAAGTGTCTGGCACCTCCGGTTCTGATGACTGGCGCACCCCAGTCGCAGGCTGACACGGGCTGGCGGTTTCACGGCATCGACCTGTTTGACGGTTGATGCCGTTTTGTGTGTTGTCTTCTCTCTCAGCCAAGGATAAGCGTATGTTCGCGTCGGCCAATGCTGCGCATTTTGCGTTATTGATCCCTTCTGTTCGCAACGACTTCAAGGTCCTCGCTTTCGAGGGTACGGAAGCGATCAGCAGCTTGTATGCGATCCAGATTGAGCTCGTCAGCGAGTCGCCGGATTTCGACCTTGAGCGCCTGCTCGGGCAGCCGGCTTTTCTGCAGTTTGGCCTGACTGGGGAAGGCATGCATGGGCATATCGAGGACGTGCTGGTGGGCGAGGCGGGCAAGCGCCTGACCCGCTATCAGTTGACCTTGGTGCCGGCCTTGCACTATCTGCAATTCAGCCACAACCAACGGATTTTCCAACACCTGACGGTGCCGCAGATCGTGGCCAAAGTGCTCCAGGGTCACGGGATTCAGGCCGATGCGTTTACCTTTAATGTCAGCACCAGCCCAGAGCGCGAATACTGCACGCAATATGGAGAAAACGACTTCGAGTTCATCCAGCGGTTGTGCAGTGAGGACGGGATTTCGTGGCACCACCAGCACAGCCAGGATGGCCATCAGTTGGTATTCACTGATGATCAGACTTACTTCCCTAAACTGGGTGCAACACCTTATCAGCAAGGCTCTGGCCTGGCCGCGGATCACCCGGTCGTCAGCCAGTTCTCCATGCGTTTCAATACCCGAACCAGCACCACCACGCGGCGGGGCTATGACTTAAAACGCCCAAGCCAGTTGCTGGAAAGCCAATTCACTGCCGAGTTCAGTCCTGCACTTGAAGATTACCGCTACCCGGTGCTGCATGAAAATGAAAAGCTCGGCAAACAGATTGCCCGGCAGGCGCTGGAGCGGCACCGTGCCGATTATCAGTTGGCCGAGGGTAAAAGCGACCAGCCAACCCTGCGCAGTGGCCACTTCTTTGACCTGACCGAACATCCGCGTCAGCAGTGCAACGATTTGTGGTTGTTACTCAGCGTGACGCACTCCGGTAAGCAGCCCCAGGCTCTTGAGGAATCAGTTACTAGCGAGGTTAAATCTGAAGACGGTTTTACCCAAGGTTACCGTAATACCTTCAGCGCGATTCCCTGGGACGTGTTCTACCGTCCGGCGCTGGTCACGCGTAAATCGGTATTGGTCAGTCAGACCGCTCGAGTCACCGGTCCAGCAGGGGAGGAAATCTTTTGCGATGAGTACGGGCGGGTTAAGGTCGAATTCCATTGGGACCGCGCCGAACTGGGCAGTGACAAGAGCAGTTGCTGGCTGCGGGTGTCATCCAGCTGGGCGGGGGAAAGTTTTGGTGCGGTAACCATTCCGCGCATCGGCATGGAAGTGGTGGTGACCTACCTGGAAGGTAATCCCGACAATCCGTTGATTACGGGCTGTGTGCCGAACAAGGTCATGCCTGTACCGTACCCCTTGCCGGCGAACAAAACCAAAACCGTCCTGCGTAGCCAAAGCTCGCCCGCCAGTGGTGGCTACAACGAGCTATCGATTGAAGATCGTAGCGGCCAGGAACTGATCTACCTGCGCGCTCAGCGTGACATTGAACAGGTAATCCTCAACGACAGTGACACCAAGATCGGTAACGATCGCCGCGAGCAAATTACTCACGACAGTCACACCCTGATCAATAACGACCGCTTTGAGCAGGTGGACAACAACAGTTCCA is from Pseudomonas mucidolens and encodes:
- the tssG gene encoding type VI secretion system baseplate subunit TssG produces the protein MDTTYGPATASLSRLTRGIREYSLFQAVLLVVDRLREAHPHLSQDDLYEQLEFQANPSLGFPGSDVDRVEFFHEHGLMRARLRFNLIGLVGSGSPLPAFYGEQALGDSEDGNPTRNFLDLFHHRLQRLMLPIWKKYRYRASFESGALDPFSSQLFALIGLGGEKIRCAQELNWKRLLPYLGLLSLRAHSAALIEAVLRYYFKHAELTIEQCIERHVEILDEERNSLGRANSVLGEDVVLGATVRDRSGKFRIHVRELDWQRFHEFLPIGFGYQPLCALVRFTLRDPIAYDIRLMLRHEEIRELRIGEQNACRLGWTSWLGCEKADGVVTLGSKIH
- the tssF gene encoding type VI secretion system baseplate subunit TssF, with amino-acid sequence MSFNHYYQSELTALRQLGRRFAERSPALAPFLGQAGRDPDVERLLEGFAFLTGRLRQKLDDELPELSHSLMQLLWPNYMRPLPSFSILQFDPLKRSGPALMVERNTPVESVPIDDVRCHFRTCYPTEVLPLDLAALNYSVKGDGSLLSLRLEMSVDGHLGELELSRLRLHFAGERYISQMLYLCLLRNLEGIELIPLDGAGNPINGVNGTPMAFKMPGDRVQPVGFAEEEALIPYPLNTFRGYRYLQEYFAFQDKFLFVDINGLALLKALPADILKQVRGLELRFDIRKSGVLRMRPTLDNVKLHCTPIVNLFTHDALPIRLDGKQDEYLLLPAEYDLENCGVFSVESVIGWKPGGLGYQAYVPFESFEHDPSFDVPNSRPHYSIRQRSSSLHDGLDTYLSFGIRQTEAQETLSVELTCTNQNLPRKLRLGDICIACEETPEFLSFRNITPATSSFAPPLNRDFLWKLISNMSLNYLSLADVNALKVILETYDLPRYYDQHAEKVSKRLLGGLKSIKHQHVDRLHRGLPVRGLRTELTIDPQGYIGEGDLFVFASVLNEFFALYASLNSYHELRVKSTQGEVYQWTPRMGLQPLL
- the tssE gene encoding type VI secretion system baseplate subunit TssE; protein product: MTGYGSLFERLCGDADKRVGWSREVCAMASVAAHLTKMLSTRAGSVQTLSDYGLPDLNDMRLSLHGSLSQARLAIENFIEAYEPRLSNVRVISLPRDHDQLRLSFNIEGLLEVDGFKRQVSFSARLDGSGQVRVS
- the tssC gene encoding type VI secretion system contractile sheath large subunit is translated as MSKSAAQQKTTENGEYSILDSIIAETRLTPDDEAYDIAKRGVSAFIEELLKPQNNGEPVKKAMVDRMIAEIDAKLSRQMDEILHHPDFQSLESSWRGLQLLVDRTNFRENIKIEILNVSKEDLLDDFDDSPEVMQSGLYKHIYTAEYGQFGGQPVGAIIANYFMSPSSPDVKLMQYVSSVACMSHAPFIAAAGPKFFGLESFTGLPDLKDLKDHFEGPQFAKWQSFRQSEDSRYIGLTVPRFLLRNPYDPEENPVKSFVYKETVTNSHEHYLWGNTTYAFGTKLTDSFAKFRWCPNIIGPQSGGAVEDLPLHHFESMGEIETKIPTEVLVSDRREYELAEEGFISLTMRKGSDNAAFFSASSVQKPKFFGISAEGKAAELNYKLGTQLPYMMIVNRLAHYLKVLQREQLGSWKERTDLELELNKWIRQYVADQENPSAEVRGRRPLRAAQIIVSDVEGEPGWYRVSLNVRPHFKYMGADFTLSLVGKLDKE
- the tssB gene encoding type VI secretion system contractile sheath small subunit: MTKEGSVAPKERINVTFKPSTGGAQEEIELPLKLLAIGDYTHRKDERKVEDRKPISIDKMTFDEVLAKQELELTLSVPNRLQEEGDTEELAVKVRVSSMKDFNPASLVEQVPELKKLMELRDALVALKGPLGNAPAFRKAIEGVLADDESRGRVLGELGLNAAAQNA
- the tssA gene encoding type VI secretion system protein TssA — translated: MSYSSKLSAHYLELAKTSISKESFAGEDVRFSSEYEALESELGKAQSMHESGQIDWLKICENSETLLRTLSKDLRVGAWLTWSLYQRESFQGLLAGLGLLHHLCENHWAEIHPNKARTRSAAISWLVPRLERVLNENIAIKEQLPLFRRMVEHLEGLDVACTKHLGDDAPLLLPISRRLKNMVQRAADNQPEPGVVGAAVAQVKQVATQLFTPGAPIDNEKEAHKALRAQQENARPLCAWWLKQKATDLRALRLNRTLLWLPIDTIPERNNEQITALRGLPADKLKTYQDSYDQAKYADLLVELEASLAKAPFWFDGQRMVWECLQSLNAEMAMREVEIHFALFIQRLPGIIELRFHDGAPFADPATRAWISASVTPHLQTSSAPRKVEATDTYLAWERALEEVLPILHKDGLRAAVQILKQGLQSAHGGRVRFFWQFAMARLCFAAKKYELAKTQLEALDQTLYDSGLQAWEPDLVLEVLHLLHSCCELLPQNHAVRERKEEIYRRLCHLDLEVVLE
- a CDS encoding Hcp family type VI secretion system effector; amino-acid sequence: MATPAYMSITGTKQGLITAGAFTADSVGNTYQEGHEDQVMVQGFSHEVIIPRDPQSGQPTGQRVHKPVKITKVFDKSSPLLLAALTSGERLTEITIQWYRTSAAGTQEHYFTTKLEDAIIVDIKDYMHNCQDPSNSHFTHLEDVEFTYRKITWTHEVSGTSGSDDWRTPVAG
- a CDS encoding type VI secretion system tip protein VgrG, producing the protein MFASANAAHFALLIPSVRNDFKVLAFEGTEAISSLYAIQIELVSESPDFDLERLLGQPAFLQFGLTGEGMHGHIEDVLVGEAGKRLTRYQLTLVPALHYLQFSHNQRIFQHLTVPQIVAKVLQGHGIQADAFTFNVSTSPEREYCTQYGENDFEFIQRLCSEDGISWHHQHSQDGHQLVFTDDQTYFPKLGATPYQQGSGLAADHPVVSQFSMRFNTRTSTTTRRGYDLKRPSQLLESQFTAEFSPALEDYRYPVLHENEKLGKQIARQALERHRADYQLAEGKSDQPTLRSGHFFDLTEHPRQQCNDLWLLLSVTHSGKQPQALEESVTSEVKSEDGFTQGYRNTFSAIPWDVFYRPALVTRKSVLVSQTARVTGPAGEEIFCDEYGRVKVEFHWDRAELGSDKSSCWLRVSSSWAGESFGAVTIPRIGMEVVVTYLEGNPDNPLITGCVPNKVMPVPYPLPANKTKTVLRSQSSPASGGYNELSIEDRSGQELIYLRAQRDIEQVILNDSDTKIGNDRREQITHDSHTLINNDRFEQVDNNSSSLIKGDELHTTQGLRNTVIGGNELISITGNSSTTADGTLVIQAGTQAHVTAANVVINAGMSLTFQAGGQHILISAGGIFSSVPIVQGGVPASGAAATSALSVIPVAALTMIVNTLPMEALLKQNTIFREATSGICPVCDAAQERLEAEGAQA